A DNA window from Acinetobacter sp. 10FS3-1 contains the following coding sequences:
- the tolQ gene encoding protein TolQ has translation MQATMDQMSVWMLISHASVLVKVVMLILVLSSVVSWYLIVRHGMLLRGQEQLWNRFLKNFRQQKDLNLLQQDYQQPEQQKGVVSIFQHGVDEYHQLIKDEQLTTSDVIDGVERRLLSSISEEEEKLQQNLTFLATVGSVSPYIGLFGTVWGIMNAFIGLSAVEQATLNTVAPGIAEALIATAIGLFAAIPAVVAYNRFSARADKLSSRYYGFANELQTRIYRLLGHTERTSR, from the coding sequence ATGCAAGCAACGATGGATCAAATGTCAGTTTGGATGTTGATTAGCCATGCCAGTGTGTTGGTAAAAGTAGTGATGTTGATTTTGGTTTTATCCTCAGTCGTAAGTTGGTATTTAATCGTGCGTCACGGCATGTTACTTCGTGGACAAGAGCAGCTTTGGAACCGTTTTTTAAAGAATTTTAGACAGCAAAAAGATCTCAATCTTTTACAGCAAGATTACCAACAGCCTGAACAACAAAAAGGCGTTGTCAGCATTTTTCAACATGGGGTGGATGAATACCATCAATTGATCAAAGATGAGCAACTCACCACAAGTGATGTGATTGATGGGGTAGAACGTCGTTTACTCAGTAGTATTAGTGAAGAAGAAGAAAAGCTTCAGCAGAATCTAACCTTTCTCGCAACAGTCGGTTCAGTCAGCCCTTATATAGGCTTATTTGGAACGGTCTGGGGCATTATGAATGCGTTTATTGGACTGTCTGCCGTTGAACAGGCAACCCTCAATACAGTTGCACCAGGGATTGCAGAAGCGCTGATTGCGACAGCTATTGGTTTATTTGCCGCTATTCCTGCGGTCGTGGCGTATAACCGCTTTTCGGCACGTGCTGACAAGCTTTCCAGTCGTTATTACGGTTTTGCCAATGAGTTGCAAACGCGTATTTATCGTTTGTTGGGGCACACTGAGCGCACTTCGCGTTAA
- a CDS encoding alkaline phosphatase, whose amino-acid sequence MKHTLKTIPYMMLLLTASISSSALYAADTTVTPTKSVIFFLGDGMGPTTVTASRIYAVGENGKLAMDSMKHAARIKTYSEDGQTTDSAPSMGAYMTGQKNKNEVIAMTTGTVAVEPEEGKLPNGKSLAKAINRCPEQGSSMVAGMPALSILELAKKQGKAVGVVTTTELTHATPAATYAHICHRDAQYDIALQAVPKGKAYNPNLLDGINVLMGGGLNHWTPYDAVSNPKGRLDGRDLLAEFKQQGYQTVLSQSDLAQTVNTQKIFGVFSTQSHLNFDLDRLKKNIETEPSLAAMTSKAIDALQAQSHGQGYFLMVEGGRIDHALHANNAKRALQETKAFNDAIQTALDKVDLSNTLIVVTADHDHVMTFNGYAARTGQTTETNPGILGLSYDYNIAKEQNAYSKVLADGQVHNPYRDVNGATGTTLVFGNGTGKRLDIRDSISNEQAFADDYKQEVGVQLTKSETHGGGDVMLFAEGKNSNLFKGTQENTWVFEQLKKAFGF is encoded by the coding sequence ATGAAACATACTTTAAAAACCATCCCATACATGATGCTTCTGCTTACAGCGTCGATTTCTTCAAGTGCTTTGTATGCTGCGGACACCACAGTTACACCGACGAAAAGCGTTATATTCTTTTTAGGCGATGGCATGGGACCAACCACAGTGACGGCAAGTCGTATTTATGCTGTGGGGGAAAATGGCAAACTGGCCATGGACAGCATGAAGCACGCAGCAAGGATTAAAACCTATTCTGAGGATGGTCAAACCACAGATAGCGCTCCCTCTATGGGCGCCTATATGACTGGGCAGAAAAATAAAAATGAAGTGATTGCCATGACAACAGGAACGGTTGCGGTCGAACCTGAAGAAGGAAAATTGCCAAATGGCAAAAGCTTAGCGAAAGCCATCAACCGTTGTCCAGAACAGGGCAGTAGTATGGTCGCAGGGATGCCTGCGTTAAGTATTTTAGAACTGGCAAAAAAGCAGGGTAAAGCGGTTGGCGTAGTGACGACGACCGAACTCACCCATGCCACACCTGCGGCAACCTATGCACATATCTGTCACCGTGATGCGCAATACGATATCGCGCTTCAAGCTGTTCCAAAAGGTAAAGCTTATAATCCAAACTTATTGGATGGCATTAATGTCCTTATGGGAGGCGGCTTAAATCATTGGACGCCTTATGATGCAGTCTCTAACCCCAAAGGGCGCTTGGATGGTCGTGATTTATTGGCAGAGTTTAAACAGCAGGGTTATCAAACCGTTTTAAGCCAAAGTGATTTGGCACAGACGGTCAATACTCAGAAAATTTTCGGCGTATTCTCCACACAGTCGCATTTAAATTTTGATTTGGACCGACTCAAGAAGAATATAGAGACTGAACCGAGTCTGGCGGCGATGACCAGTAAAGCGATTGATGCACTGCAAGCACAGAGTCATGGACAAGGCTATTTCTTGATGGTTGAGGGTGGGCGTATTGACCATGCGCTACATGCTAATAATGCCAAACGGGCATTGCAGGAAACCAAGGCATTTAATGATGCAATTCAAACTGCACTGGATAAAGTGGATTTGAGCAATACCTTGATTGTAGTGACGGCAGACCATGACCATGTGATGACCTTTAATGGTTATGCCGCACGAACGGGTCAAACGACGGAAACTAATCCAGGTATTTTGGGGCTGAGCTATGACTATAATATTGCAAAAGAGCAAAATGCTTACAGCAAAGTGCTGGCTGATGGCCAAGTACATAATCCATACCGCGATGTAAATGGGGCAACAGGAACGACGCTTGTTTTTGGAAATGGTACGGGTAAACGTTTAGATATTCGTGACAGTATTAGCAACGAGCAAGCCTTTGCTGACGACTATAAACAAGAAGTCGGGGTACAACTGACGAAAAGCGAAACACATGGCGGCGGAGATGTGATGCTGTTTGCTGAAGGAAAGAATTCAAATCTATTCAAAGGCACACAAGAAAATACATGGGTATTTGAGCAATTGAAAAAGGCGTTTGGATTCTAA
- the tolR gene encoding protein TolR — protein MIKRPQKFKPNAEMNVVPYIDVMLVLLVIFMVTAPMLTQGIQIDLPKVDANVMPASQQQRIVTLSIQANGQYYWNIGSEVNTEKVTDQAIDLATMQQKLVPIIQKDKSLQFYVRADQDADYQLVAQAIASLQKSGVTNLGLVTEEPQS, from the coding sequence ATGATTAAGCGTCCTCAAAAATTCAAACCCAATGCTGAAATGAATGTGGTTCCTTATATTGATGTCATGTTGGTGTTGTTGGTAATTTTTATGGTGACTGCACCAATGTTGACGCAAGGCATTCAAATTGATTTGCCTAAAGTGGATGCCAATGTCATGCCCGCGTCACAACAGCAGCGTATTGTAACCTTATCTATTCAAGCCAATGGCCAGTATTACTGGAATATTGGATCAGAAGTGAATACCGAGAAAGTTACGGATCAGGCCATTGATTTAGCCACTATGCAACAAAAGCTCGTTCCGATTATTCAAAAAGATAAAAGCTTACAGTTTTATGTACGTGCCGATCAGGATGCTGATTATCAACTGGTTGCACAGGCCATAGCATCCTTGCAAAAAAGTGGGGTAACGAACTTGGGGCTAGTGACAGAGGAACCACAATCATGA
- a CDS encoding energy transducer TonB: protein MMTTVSKIRFRDQGLALSVTAGLHIALIAWLCTVEMHETLAEPKPKTIQLQFVQIPPPAKQQPEPKKPEPIVEEKPLHGPVKKQLEKPTEVQPKTTKKFVESQSNKIVPTASKPTQQVVTEKQTAVAESQKTVDTQSQADIPTQTKTQKSVEPKAQTHPESFDVKNYQPVTKIAPAYPEQALDRQLEGDCTVVYSVNEKGRVENPKAQGDCHPMFVRPSIQAALTFKYQPRLVDGKPTSVSNVKNTFQYRIES from the coding sequence ATGATGACAACCGTTTCCAAAATTAGGTTTCGTGATCAAGGCCTAGCACTTTCGGTCACGGCTGGATTGCATATTGCGCTAATTGCATGGTTATGTACGGTTGAGATGCATGAAACATTGGCGGAACCCAAGCCGAAAACCATTCAATTACAATTTGTGCAAATACCCCCTCCAGCCAAACAACAACCTGAACCTAAAAAGCCTGAGCCGATAGTCGAAGAAAAACCCTTACATGGGCCTGTCAAGAAACAGCTTGAGAAACCTACTGAAGTCCAACCGAAAACCACCAAGAAGTTTGTAGAGTCACAGAGCAACAAAATTGTACCTACAGCGTCTAAACCGACACAGCAAGTCGTGACGGAAAAGCAAACGGCTGTAGCGGAATCTCAGAAAACAGTAGATACGCAGTCTCAAGCGGATATACCAACTCAGACGAAGACCCAGAAATCAGTAGAACCTAAAGCACAAACTCATCCTGAATCATTTGATGTTAAAAATTATCAACCTGTTACAAAAATAGCACCAGCTTATCCTGAACAAGCTTTGGATCGTCAGCTAGAGGGGGATTGTACGGTGGTGTATAGCGTGAACGAAAAAGGACGGGTAGAAAATCCAAAGGCACAAGGCGACTGCCATCCGATGTTTGTACGACCTTCGATTCAGGCTGCTCTCACTTTTAAATATCAGCCTCGTCTCGTCGATGGCAAACCGACCAGTGTGTCGAATGTTAAAAATACCTTCCAATATCGTATTGAAAGTTAA
- a CDS encoding transposase, which translates to MVITAQKNSKNIIEAILWKLCTGATWHDIPQELCPLQTAYNRFHHRQVKILF; encoded by the coding sequence ATGGTTATTACTGCTCAAAAAAACAGTAAAAATATCATAGAAGCTATTTTATGGAAGCTATGTACGGGTGCGACATGGCATGATATTCCTCAAGAGCTCTGCCCTTTGCAAACTGCTTACAATCGATTTCATCACAGGCAAGTTAAGATACTTTTTTAA
- a CDS encoding diguanylate cyclase domain-containing protein, whose product MPKYFAYYRWPLLCVATACSLSLWLFILLGQSKSFAEWNWVDILGEGGATVFIGIWIFFIIKSRPLGRVTNYIFYGLCFIFFHMWMDSLDEFIRLPKEIMWDAWLESIPFPIGLYLFTIGIYFWHQEEQAISKHMQKRERIYRDHRLFDALTPLADAHYFKTQLKAAIEQNLHEPSDMSVILLDMHNFNQINQTHGFDEGTSILQHVSQLISLNLRPQDLLCRFAGDRFIMLLPETKLQQAEKMAAQLERMLMVSAYYQRDLSVHIPLKALTTCCAVGQYQTAQQLLSALNQQLLQVKQYYSPKRVMV is encoded by the coding sequence ATGCCTAAATACTTTGCTTACTACCGCTGGCCTTTATTATGTGTAGCGACTGCCTGTAGCTTATCCCTTTGGTTGTTTATCTTACTTGGGCAGAGCAAGTCATTTGCTGAATGGAACTGGGTCGATATTTTAGGTGAAGGGGGAGCAACTGTTTTTATTGGTATTTGGATTTTCTTTATTATTAAAAGCCGTCCTTTGGGCCGTGTAACCAACTATATCTTTTATGGACTGTGTTTTATTTTTTTCCACATGTGGATGGACAGCTTAGATGAGTTTATTCGCCTGCCTAAAGAAATCATGTGGGATGCATGGCTTGAGTCCATTCCTTTTCCAATTGGACTGTATCTATTTACCATCGGGATTTATTTTTGGCATCAAGAAGAACAGGCAATTTCTAAACACATGCAAAAACGAGAACGTATTTATCGGGATCATCGCTTATTCGATGCACTCACCCCTTTGGCCGATGCTCATTATTTTAAAACACAGCTCAAAGCCGCAATCGAGCAAAACTTGCATGAACCCAGCGACATGTCCGTCATACTGCTAGATATGCATAATTTTAATCAGATTAATCAAACACATGGCTTTGATGAAGGCACATCTATTTTACAGCATGTTTCACAATTGATTAGCTTAAACTTACGACCACAAGACCTGCTCTGCCGCTTCGCAGGAGATCGTTTTATTATGTTGTTACCAGAGACTAAGCTACAACAGGCTGAAAAAATGGCTGCTCAACTTGAACGCATGCTTATGGTCAGTGCTTATTATCAACGTGATCTGTCTGTGCACATTCCTCTAAAAGCACTCACGACCTGCTGCGCTGTCGGACAATACCAAACTGCCCAACAACTCTTGAGTGCCTTAAATCAGCAATTGCTCCAAGTGAAGCAGTACTACTCACCGAAGCGAGTCATGGTATGA
- a CDS encoding TonB-dependent receptor, protein MQNNQSRFMKHKRAGFQLSTLVLSMLSMTHLHAEDNTVEYVQVIGQAASMDKALKEQKRADQISSVVHADGIGQLPDDNAAEALQRIPGVSTERDQGEGRFVSVRGLGADLNAVTINGTLVPAPESDRRGVALDVLPSELVQSLAVVKTLTPDMDANSLGGTVQVESLSAFDHDGLFYTGTIEGGYDEKREKYSPKASGAISNRFSVGEGQDNLGVALALSYQNRKFGSDNVETGGAWDGDALEETAMRQYDIERERIGAGLNFDYRPNDRGEYYLRTLYSRFKDTESRQEVAAEFSDPQLAGQRGDAEVTRSLKSREETQEIQSFVLGGKQGFGTWTVEGQLGYSEASEENPGGISGAKYQGDFSNIGFNSTQKPVITADQDFYDAANYELDSVSWEKSKTTDKEYNGKLDFLKDYMLGNYAAVLKFGGKISQREKTNNTDEWKYEDLSTSSSDFNSNSHYELGQFGPTINKNAIKDKISGLNPNDYVVADGSIINDFKSNEDIQAAYVMNTVDLDQLRVIAGLRYENTNFEARGFEFNDDVITATKYKNDYDHWLPSLHLRYQLADNAYLRAAWTNSVVRPNFAQSAPSVYIDGDEAEFGNPMLKPLESSNFDLGVEKYFGKASMVGFYAFYKDIDNFIYNTNIAGTGQWADFDEAITYKNGNEAKLYGMEFAYSQKFDHLGAPWNGFLLGLNTTFSKSEADIDSMKDGELLSRRIHLPNQSDVVGNAMIGWENERFGVRLSANYKSNYLYALGDIDTPEKDIYTDDQIFLDFSSHVNLSKNLQLTFDVQNITDETYYNYAGSKAYNAQYEEYGPAYKLALTYTHF, encoded by the coding sequence ATGCAAAATAATCAGAGCCGTTTCATGAAACATAAGCGTGCGGGTTTTCAGCTCAGCACACTGGTCCTGTCAATGCTGAGCATGACGCATCTACATGCCGAAGATAACACGGTGGAATATGTACAGGTCATTGGTCAAGCTGCAAGTATGGATAAAGCACTCAAAGAACAAAAACGTGCCGACCAAATCAGCAGTGTGGTACATGCCGATGGCATTGGACAATTACCCGATGACAATGCCGCAGAAGCGTTGCAACGGATACCAGGTGTATCTACAGAGCGTGACCAAGGCGAAGGACGTTTTGTTTCCGTTCGTGGTTTAGGCGCTGACTTAAATGCAGTAACCATCAATGGTACTTTGGTTCCCGCGCCTGAAAGCGATCGCCGTGGCGTAGCATTGGATGTCTTACCTTCAGAGCTAGTACAGTCATTGGCTGTGGTGAAAACGCTGACACCAGACATGGATGCCAACTCATTAGGTGGTACGGTGCAGGTTGAAAGTTTATCGGCTTTTGACCATGACGGTTTGTTTTATACGGGAACGATTGAAGGTGGTTATGATGAAAAACGGGAAAAATATAGCCCTAAAGCATCTGGTGCTATCAGTAATCGTTTCAGTGTTGGTGAGGGGCAAGACAACCTTGGGGTGGCACTGGCACTGAGTTATCAAAACCGAAAATTTGGCTCGGACAATGTTGAAACGGGTGGGGCTTGGGATGGTGACGCACTTGAAGAAACCGCAATGCGTCAATATGACATCGAGCGTGAGCGCATTGGTGCGGGTTTAAACTTTGATTACCGTCCGAATGACAGAGGCGAATACTATTTAAGAACTTTATATAGTCGCTTTAAAGACACTGAATCACGTCAGGAAGTGGCGGCTGAATTTTCTGATCCACAACTTGCAGGCCAGCGTGGTGATGCAGAAGTGACTCGTTCACTGAAGAGCCGTGAAGAAACACAAGAAATACAGTCTTTTGTCCTCGGTGGTAAGCAAGGTTTTGGCACGTGGACGGTGGAAGGTCAGCTCGGTTATAGCGAAGCATCGGAGGAAAATCCAGGGGGAATTTCGGGGGCAAAATACCAAGGTGATTTTAGTAATATTGGATTTAATAGTACGCAAAAACCTGTAATTACGGCAGACCAAGATTTTTATGATGCGGCCAACTATGAGTTAGATTCGGTGTCGTGGGAAAAATCTAAAACCACCGATAAAGAATACAACGGTAAATTAGACTTTTTGAAAGACTATATGCTGGGGAATTATGCTGCTGTATTGAAGTTCGGCGGAAAAATCAGTCAACGTGAAAAAACCAACAATACCGATGAATGGAAATATGAAGATCTCAGTACGTCAAGTTCAGATTTCAATTCAAACAGCCATTATGAACTGGGTCAGTTTGGTCCAACCATTAATAAAAACGCTATTAAAGATAAAATCAGTGGATTAAATCCAAATGATTATGTGGTTGCTGACGGTTCAATCATTAATGACTTTAAGTCGAATGAAGACATACAAGCGGCTTATGTCATGAATACCGTTGATTTGGATCAACTGCGTGTGATTGCAGGCTTACGTTATGAAAATACCAACTTTGAAGCACGTGGTTTTGAGTTCAACGATGATGTGATCACTGCGACTAAATATAAAAATGACTATGATCATTGGTTGCCAAGCCTACATTTACGTTATCAATTGGCCGATAACGCTTACCTCCGTGCCGCTTGGACCAATAGTGTGGTACGTCCAAACTTTGCGCAAAGTGCACCAAGTGTTTATATCGATGGCGATGAAGCTGAGTTTGGTAACCCAATGTTAAAGCCTTTAGAATCTTCTAACTTTGATTTGGGGGTGGAAAAGTATTTTGGCAAAGCCAGTATGGTGGGTTTCTACGCATTTTATAAAGATATCGATAACTTTATTTATAACACCAATATTGCAGGAACAGGGCAATGGGCTGACTTTGATGAAGCTATAACCTATAAAAATGGTAATGAAGCAAAACTGTACGGGATGGAGTTTGCCTACTCACAAAAGTTTGACCATCTAGGAGCACCATGGAACGGGTTCTTGTTGGGTTTAAATACCACCTTTAGTAAGTCAGAGGCGGATATTGATTCGATGAAAGATGGCGAACTTCTGAGCCGTCGTATTCATTTACCAAACCAGTCGGATGTGGTCGGTAATGCCATGATTGGTTGGGAAAATGAGCGCTTTGGTGTACGACTTTCAGCAAATTATAAATCGAACTATTTGTATGCATTAGGTGATATCGACACGCCAGAAAAAGACATTTATACCGATGACCAAATCTTCCTTGATTTCAGTAGTCATGTGAATTTATCTAAAAACTTACAATTGACGTTTGATGTGCAAAACATCACCGATGAAACTTATTACAACTATGCAGGCTCTAAGGCTTATAACGCTCAATATGAAGAATATGGCCCAGCATACAAACTTGCACTGACCTACACCCATTTTTAA
- a CDS encoding helix-turn-helix transcriptional regulator, with protein MSFECDYSYIPAHHQLSILIDLAASHEVEHHVLLSGSSIFLEDIFSGQKLISQQQLQQVLKNAEQCFRNQDISFLFGQRSLTTPFNDAIKSMLYASTFDEALSRYLTFSASVSPWLCPRLMYSQSHIHIYWLDENKLENRFLIESAMSAVQAFSRQLYQAKLAWKFEFNFSEPDYIEQYWTHLGSALEFNRPINMMSLPRDLIYEKLPNASSTLASISYQYALKEMTAQNIQQNFLLSLHQYLMQNIQNNIQLEQTADYFQMSSATLKRKLKKHQTHFQAQLDQSRLHTAIILYRVHGFKTEQISQYLQINDATNFRRAFKRWSGLTVQAAQS; from the coding sequence ATGAGCTTTGAATGCGACTACAGCTACATTCCTGCGCATCATCAATTGTCTATTTTAATTGATTTGGCAGCGAGTCATGAAGTCGAACATCACGTCCTGCTCAGTGGCAGCAGTATTTTCTTAGAAGATATCTTTTCGGGGCAAAAACTAATTAGTCAACAACAGTTACAACAGGTTTTAAAAAATGCTGAACAGTGTTTTCGCAATCAGGACATCAGTTTTTTATTTGGTCAACGCAGCCTAACCACCCCCTTTAATGACGCCATTAAATCCATGCTTTATGCATCGACCTTCGATGAGGCACTTAGCCGTTATTTAACATTTTCCGCGTCCGTTTCACCTTGGTTATGCCCTCGACTCATGTACAGTCAAAGCCATATTCATATTTATTGGTTAGATGAAAACAAGCTTGAAAATCGCTTTTTAATCGAAAGCGCAATGAGTGCAGTACAAGCGTTTAGCCGTCAACTGTACCAAGCCAAATTAGCGTGGAAATTCGAGTTTAATTTTTCTGAACCGGATTATATTGAACAATATTGGACACATTTAGGCAGTGCTTTAGAGTTTAATCGCCCGATCAACATGATGAGCCTACCTCGCGATTTGATTTATGAAAAACTTCCCAATGCCTCTTCGACCTTAGCTTCAATCAGTTATCAATATGCGCTGAAAGAAATGACAGCTCAAAATATTCAACAGAATTTTTTGCTCAGTTTGCACCAATATTTAATGCAGAATATTCAAAATAATATTCAACTTGAACAAACCGCTGACTATTTTCAAATGAGTTCTGCCACCTTAAAACGTAAACTGAAAAAGCATCAGACCCATTTTCAGGCGCAACTCGATCAAAGTCGTTTGCATACTGCCATCATTTTATATCGTGTACATGGTTTTAAAACTGAACAGATTTCTCAGTATTTACAAATTAACGATGCCACTAATTTTCGACGTGCGTTTAAGCGGTGGAGTGGTTTAACCGTACAAGCGGCACAGTCCTAA
- a CDS encoding phytase, with the protein MKFSSFKLSALSSCLLLLSACSQHSVPQAPQNSQSLSSAEIPIDQPMAAKLQLREVDMNGAKTEDVQWLSLSAWPEVAALLSSKNKGLQILDDQQNVLHQIQGQFGRFDYRIGSERLLIAASNLQQQQIQLMSMNLKNKAWDKPSFIPKRSFKSEDVCLYTDAQGLSFAFLVGEEGLGEQWLVAQHEKALSQPQLVRRLSFPPASSVCKVNDATAELFINEANVGVWAYPAHSEADMVRQAVDLVQPFGSIQGSPSAIAIVDDHVAVLDAEKPLLYRYQKQDKQWKAQPPLQLDTVKEAETLSVQGNLTDKSLLILDDKTVKVTDVEWETQTQTKAQNIITILAEVQTEGVPSTGDAADDPAIWHNATQPSQSRILATDKQGGLQVNDLQGKTVQYLPVGRLNNVDVRHGFKWGNQTVDLAVASNRDHNSLHLFAIQPKTGKVSVLGELATTLDDIYGICMYRDAQGEIYAIPNDKNGTFVQYHITAAQQKLRAEEVQRFSVQTQPEGCVVDDATGRIFLGEEDVAVWVKDLNPKTQLPMQQVIGVGEVMHDDIEGMGLYHGKKQSYLVVSSQGNDSFVVLDAAAPYTVLGAFRIGINTDKGIDAVSETDGLDVSSLNFGGKWKRGMLVVQDGRKRMPETNQNFKYVPWEKIAQALHLD; encoded by the coding sequence ATGAAATTTTCATCTTTTAAATTGTCTGCTTTAAGCAGTTGCTTGCTGTTATTGAGCGCATGCAGTCAGCACAGCGTGCCCCAAGCTCCGCAAAATAGCCAGTCGTTAAGCTCGGCTGAAATACCAATAGATCAGCCTATGGCAGCGAAGTTGCAATTACGTGAAGTCGACATGAATGGGGCAAAAACTGAGGATGTGCAATGGTTAAGCTTGAGTGCATGGCCTGAGGTTGCCGCACTGTTGAGCAGTAAAAACAAAGGGCTACAAATCTTAGATGATCAACAAAATGTACTACATCAAATTCAAGGTCAGTTTGGGCGTTTTGATTATCGGATTGGTTCGGAGCGTTTATTGATTGCTGCGTCAAATTTGCAACAACAGCAAATTCAACTGATGAGCATGAACTTAAAAAATAAAGCATGGGACAAACCCAGCTTTATTCCAAAGCGTTCATTTAAGTCTGAAGATGTTTGCTTATATACCGATGCTCAAGGGCTGAGTTTTGCTTTTTTAGTAGGCGAAGAGGGGCTTGGTGAACAATGGTTGGTGGCTCAGCATGAGAAGGCTTTGAGTCAACCACAGTTGGTACGCCGTCTCAGTTTTCCACCTGCTAGTAGTGTATGCAAAGTGAATGATGCCACAGCAGAGCTGTTTATTAATGAAGCGAATGTTGGCGTTTGGGCATATCCAGCTCATTCCGAAGCAGACATGGTGCGTCAGGCGGTGGATCTCGTGCAACCCTTTGGTTCGATTCAAGGTTCACCTTCTGCAATTGCGATTGTAGATGATCATGTCGCTGTACTCGATGCGGAAAAACCTTTGCTTTATCGCTATCAAAAGCAAGATAAGCAATGGAAAGCACAGCCACCCTTACAATTAGACACGGTGAAAGAAGCAGAGACTTTGAGTGTTCAAGGTAATTTAACCGATAAATCCTTGCTGATTTTAGATGATAAAACCGTAAAAGTGACAGATGTGGAATGGGAAACTCAGACCCAGACCAAAGCTCAGAATATCATCACCATTCTAGCAGAAGTGCAGACGGAGGGTGTGCCAAGTACAGGTGACGCGGCTGATGATCCTGCGATTTGGCATAACGCTACACAACCGAGTCAATCCCGCATTTTAGCGACAGATAAACAAGGTGGTTTACAGGTTAACGATTTACAGGGCAAAACCGTGCAGTATTTGCCAGTAGGGCGATTGAATAATGTTGATGTACGCCACGGTTTTAAATGGGGCAATCAAACGGTCGATTTGGCTGTGGCATCGAACCGAGATCATAACAGCCTGCATCTCTTTGCGATTCAACCCAAAACGGGCAAGGTTTCTGTGCTCGGCGAGCTAGCAACTACATTGGATGATATTTATGGCATTTGTATGTACCGCGATGCTCAAGGGGAAATCTATGCCATTCCCAACGATAAAAACGGGACTTTTGTTCAATACCACATCACGGCTGCACAGCAAAAATTACGGGCTGAAGAAGTACAACGTTTTTCAGTTCAAACCCAACCTGAAGGCTGTGTCGTAGACGATGCCACAGGACGTATTTTCTTGGGTGAAGAAGATGTCGCGGTGTGGGTAAAAGATCTCAACCCAAAAACTCAGCTCCCTATGCAGCAGGTGATAGGTGTAGGAGAGGTGATGCATGATGACATTGAGGGAATGGGACTTTATCACGGTAAAAAGCAAAGTTATTTGGTAGTTTCAAGCCAAGGCAATGACAGCTTTGTGGTGCTTGATGCCGCAGCACCTTACACGGTTCTTGGCGCATTTCGTATCGGCATCAATACCGACAAAGGCATTGACGCTGTGTCTGAAACAGATGGACTAGATGTGAGTTCCCTAAATTTTGGTGGCAAATGGAAGCGAGGCATGTTGGTGGTGCAAGACGGACGTAAACGTATGCCTGAAACCAATCAGAACTTTAAATATGTGCCTTGGGAAAAAATCGCCCAAGCGCTGCATTTGGACTAA